In Marivirga salinae, a single window of DNA contains:
- a CDS encoding SDR family oxidoreductase: MQNIENKTALITGGSKGIGYGIAEALLAKGVNVAITSRSQESADKAAESLAKNAKGEVLGLQADVRSFENQQTCVNAVLDKWGKLDIVIANAGLGHFAPIDEMEIDKWNEVIDTNLTGVFYTIKSSVEALKKNGGYFFTISSLAGTNFFPSGSAYNASKFGLTGFTQSVMLDLRQHGINVSTIMPGSVATYFNDHEPNEDDYWKIQKEDLGKMVVDLLEMNPRTLPSKIEVRPSRPPQK, translated from the coding sequence ATGCAAAACATAGAAAATAAAACAGCACTTATTACAGGAGGAAGTAAAGGCATTGGATATGGAATAGCTGAAGCACTATTGGCAAAAGGCGTTAATGTAGCCATCACTAGTAGAAGTCAAGAATCTGCAGATAAAGCAGCTGAATCTCTAGCAAAAAATGCTAAAGGCGAAGTTTTAGGACTTCAAGCTGATGTTCGATCTTTTGAAAATCAGCAAACTTGTGTGAATGCCGTTCTCGATAAATGGGGGAAATTAGATATTGTTATAGCTAATGCTGGTTTAGGACACTTCGCACCTATTGATGAAATGGAAATCGATAAATGGAATGAAGTAATAGATACTAATTTAACTGGCGTTTTCTACACCATTAAATCAAGTGTAGAAGCACTTAAAAAGAATGGAGGTTATTTCTTTACTATTTCCAGTTTAGCAGGTACCAACTTCTTCCCATCAGGTTCGGCTTATAATGCAAGTAAATTTGGCTTAACTGGATTCACGCAATCCGTAATGCTGGATTTAAGACAGCATGGTATTAATGTTTCTACTATAATGCCAGGCTCAGTCGCTACTTATTTCAATGATCATGAACCAAATGAAGATGATTACTGGAAAATTCAAAAAGAAGATCTCGGTAAAATGGTAGTGGATTTATTAGAAATGAATCCTAGAACCTTACCAAGTAAAATTGAAGTGAGACCAAGTAGACCGCCACAGAAATAG
- a CDS encoding AAA family ATPase, with product MEDIQNTVKKFKEARKELSKAIIGQENVVSEVFMALLADGHILLEGVPGLGKTLLVRSLAKVLQLDFHRVQFTPDLMPADIIGMEVLEEDRSTGKRFFQFNKGPVFTNILLADEINRTPPKTQSALLEAMQEREVTYAGKTYKLPEPFFLLATQNPLEQSGTYPLPEAQLDRFLFYTVVQYPAEQEEVDILQLTTGNQKNQLNPTLTAEEILKARSWVRDIHIDKELLVKVSQLVRSTRPQNSDIELVKQYVDWGAGPRAGQSIVLAAKAHAFLDGRLSVIPEDIKAVALAVLRHRVVLNFVAKTEKFTVEQLIPELLKTIK from the coding sequence ATGGAAGACATACAAAATACAGTAAAAAAGTTTAAAGAAGCCCGAAAGGAGCTATCCAAAGCTATTATAGGTCAGGAAAATGTCGTAAGCGAAGTTTTTATGGCTTTGCTGGCTGATGGGCATATTTTATTAGAAGGTGTTCCTGGCTTAGGTAAAACACTTTTAGTGCGTTCTTTAGCCAAAGTATTACAATTGGATTTTCATCGAGTTCAATTCACGCCAGATTTAATGCCTGCTGATATTATAGGAATGGAGGTTTTAGAAGAGGACAGGAGCACAGGGAAACGATTCTTTCAATTCAACAAAGGGCCAGTTTTCACTAATATTTTGTTGGCAGATGAAATCAATAGAACGCCACCTAAAACTCAATCAGCATTATTGGAAGCTATGCAAGAACGAGAAGTTACCTATGCTGGCAAAACCTATAAATTACCTGAGCCTTTCTTTCTATTAGCTACACAAAATCCATTAGAACAATCCGGAACTTATCCATTACCCGAGGCACAGTTAGATCGATTTCTATTTTACACTGTCGTGCAATATCCTGCTGAGCAAGAGGAAGTTGACATCCTTCAACTCACCACTGGAAATCAAAAAAATCAGCTTAATCCAACCTTAACGGCAGAAGAAATTTTGAAAGCCAGAAGCTGGGTTAGGGATATTCATATCGATAAGGAATTATTAGTGAAAGTAAGTCAGTTGGTACGCTCTACTCGTCCTCAAAACTCAGATATTGAGTTGGTAAAGCAGTATGTAGATTGGGGAGCAGGTCCAAGAGCTGGTCAATCCATAGTATTGGCAGCTAAAGCCCACGCTTTCCTAGATGGTAGACTCTCTGTTATTCCAGAAGATATTAAGGCAGTGGCATTAGCTGTACTTCGCCATAGGGTTGTATTGAATTTCGTGGCAAAAACAGAGAAATTTACAGTGGAACAATTGATTCCGGAACTTCTGAAGACCATTAAATAG
- a CDS encoding DUF4159 domain-containing protein codes for MNKFFFTRLQYESGDWNVDQRMPSNLLNSIIEYTNIPVDTQERIVALSSDEIFECPFCYLSGHKLVQFTKAEKENFIKYIDNGGFIFVDDCNHDIDGLFAKSFESQMAEIYGEEGLNKIPNDHPIFFSFFEFPDGPPTTSQELNGWGDDIVHDYLKAIEKDGEIRVLYSNKDYGCEWDYDFRNKRWLAEDNTKFGVNIVMYAIFG; via the coding sequence ATGAATAAATTTTTCTTCACACGCTTACAATATGAATCAGGGGATTGGAATGTGGATCAAAGGATGCCAAGCAACCTGTTGAATTCGATTATTGAATATACTAATATTCCTGTTGATACTCAAGAAAGGATAGTGGCACTAAGCAGTGATGAAATTTTCGAATGTCCTTTTTGCTACTTAAGTGGACATAAACTGGTTCAGTTTACCAAAGCTGAGAAGGAAAATTTCATAAAATATATAGATAATGGTGGATTCATCTTTGTTGATGACTGCAATCATGATATAGACGGACTTTTTGCCAAATCATTTGAAAGTCAGATGGCGGAAATATACGGTGAGGAAGGATTAAATAAAATCCCGAATGACCATCCTATTTTTTTCAGTTTTTTTGAATTCCCTGATGGTCCACCTACCACTTCTCAGGAACTGAATGGCTGGGGAGATGATATCGTTCATGATTATTTGAAGGCTATTGAAAAGGATGGGGAAATTAGAGTTCTATATAGTAATAAAGATTATGGTTGCGAATGGGATTACGATTTCCGAAACAAAAGATGGCTAGCAGAAGATAACACTAAGTTTGGAGTGAATATAGTGATGTATGCGATTTTTGGGTGA
- a CDS encoding S8 family peptidase: protein MLIKINQNPLSNSHKNFKIRHATVKIIFLLFYFLFVENSASYSQNQVLSPNYSFIKSKVESSDSLKEGNYYLINIESIKKESNRFSNHFKIVKRLKNDSYIVFYESIDSKSVEFKPNYFSLFEVENIWKKSINITKNQNDYLAGDYWLRISNFKDWEKFESSESGINTIFLSKSFVKVELDNIQFKLLLNKGFITYIEKASRSPISEARVLDLNLNPNRINTIHAYYPELDGETEVVSIKEPFYNINDIDISGRYIKSERESEFSDSHALEMATIIAGNGNSFLTGLGVAPEVFHSSSSNEEVLPDPIDYFNSNNIQTQNHSYGTEIESFYGVSASLYDQHLFENPHIIHVFSIGNSGLDASDHGRYEGLTGFSNITGNFKQAKNILTIGAVDTSMNTIELNSNGPAFDGRIKPELVAYSMTGTSNSAALVSGVSVLLQQAYRDIFQENLTSSLAKALLINSADEIGNLGPEHKTGFGSLNAFEAIKQLNNEQFIQDEITGSIAKKFKIKAPDNVVNFKATLVWTDPPAEANDEFALINDLNFKIRDGSGEAHLPWVLSTTPNTNDLNASATRGKDHLNNIEQIYIERIGADSIEFIVSSEFALSSPQAFSIAYTWEFENDFNWTSPTFNDNIPYNGETASHIRWQSSYLSQKIGNLYYKLVSDDNWELIEENIVLSDENFRWEPEIVNDFAQLKMEIDNQSYLSDTFSISKPLRLNVGFNCSDSLSFYWDSILDVDYYSLFHLEGNKMKMLVNTQDTSITIHKSALGSSFLKVQAFKKGRALIQGGIIDYNLQGSNCFLESYFVESVQGEGIYHDLQLSSLTGVEKVRLEKRNEEGNEWTTITEFEANDFDIEYLENDPYNGFNLSRAILFFTNGERVVSETQTAYYVKSSDFIVYPNPINKEEDLKVFAKEAYPDAFISFYNFQGQEIISVAIPNDRNFLDLDILSEGIYFYKIFDKNGQFTSGKILIRD from the coding sequence ATGTTGATAAAAATTAACCAAAACCCATTGTCTAATAGCCATAAGAATTTTAAAATACGACATGCTACAGTTAAGATTATCTTCCTATTATTCTATTTTCTATTTGTCGAAAATAGTGCCTCATATTCTCAAAATCAGGTTTTAAGCCCTAATTACTCTTTTATTAAATCAAAAGTAGAATCTTCTGATAGTTTAAAAGAAGGTAATTATTACCTTATCAATATTGAATCAATAAAAAAAGAATCAAATAGGTTTTCTAATCATTTTAAAATTGTAAAAAGACTTAAAAATGACTCATACATTGTGTTTTATGAGTCTATTGATTCAAAGTCAGTTGAATTTAAACCTAATTATTTCTCTTTATTTGAAGTTGAAAATATCTGGAAGAAGTCAATAAATATAACAAAAAATCAAAATGATTATCTGGCTGGTGATTATTGGTTGAGAATTTCAAATTTTAAAGATTGGGAAAAGTTCGAAAGCAGTGAATCAGGAATAAATACAATTTTTCTATCTAAAAGTTTCGTAAAAGTCGAGCTAGACAATATTCAATTTAAACTTTTATTAAATAAGGGTTTTATTACTTACATTGAAAAGGCGTCTAGATCACCAATTAGTGAAGCAAGAGTATTAGACCTCAATTTAAATCCAAATAGAATTAATACAATTCATGCATATTACCCTGAACTTGATGGGGAAACAGAAGTGGTAAGTATTAAAGAACCTTTCTACAACATTAATGATATTGATATTTCTGGGAGATATATTAAATCCGAAAGGGAAAGCGAATTTTCAGATTCACATGCTTTGGAAATGGCGACCATCATAGCGGGTAATGGCAATTCATTTTTAACTGGACTTGGGGTGGCTCCAGAAGTATTTCATTCTTCTAGTTCGAATGAAGAAGTTTTGCCTGATCCAATTGATTATTTTAATTCCAATAATATTCAAACTCAAAATCATTCTTATGGTACTGAGATAGAATCCTTTTATGGGGTTTCAGCTTCACTATATGATCAACATCTTTTTGAAAACCCTCATATTATACACGTTTTTTCTATAGGTAATTCAGGTTTAGATGCTTCTGATCACGGCAGATATGAAGGTTTAACCGGTTTCTCAAATATTACTGGTAATTTTAAACAGGCTAAAAATATATTGACAATAGGGGCAGTAGATACCAGTATGAATACCATCGAACTGAATAGTAATGGACCAGCTTTTGATGGCCGGATTAAACCAGAATTAGTAGCTTATAGTATGACAGGAACTTCCAATTCCGCAGCATTAGTAAGCGGAGTTTCCGTTTTATTACAGCAAGCTTATAGAGATATTTTTCAGGAGAATTTAACTTCTTCATTAGCCAAAGCCTTATTAATCAATAGTGCTGATGAAATTGGCAATTTAGGTCCTGAACATAAAACCGGCTTTGGAAGTCTTAATGCTTTTGAAGCTATAAAACAGCTTAATAATGAGCAATTTATTCAAGATGAAATAACGGGGAGTATTGCAAAGAAATTTAAAATTAAGGCTCCTGATAATGTAGTGAATTTTAAAGCTACCTTAGTTTGGACTGATCCGCCAGCCGAGGCTAATGATGAATTTGCTTTAATAAATGATCTGAATTTCAAAATTCGAGATGGATCTGGAGAAGCACATTTGCCTTGGGTTTTATCTACCACACCTAATACAAATGATTTAAATGCTTCAGCCACCAGAGGAAAAGATCATTTAAATAATATAGAACAAATCTATATTGAAAGAATAGGTGCTGACTCTATTGAATTTATAGTAAGTTCAGAATTTGCTTTAAGCAGTCCGCAGGCATTCTCCATTGCATATACTTGGGAGTTTGAAAATGATTTTAACTGGACTAGTCCTACATTCAATGATAATATTCCATATAATGGAGAAACTGCTTCTCATATAAGATGGCAAAGCAGTTACCTAAGCCAGAAAATTGGAAATCTTTATTACAAACTAGTATCAGACGATAATTGGGAATTGATTGAAGAGAATATTGTTTTATCAGATGAGAATTTTAGATGGGAACCTGAAATAGTGAATGATTTTGCTCAGCTAAAAATGGAGATCGATAATCAAAGCTATTTAAGTGATACTTTTTCCATTTCAAAGCCACTTAGATTAAATGTAGGTTTCAATTGCTCAGATTCCTTGTCTTTTTATTGGGATTCAATACTAGATGTAGATTATTATAGCTTATTTCATTTGGAGGGGAATAAAATGAAAATGCTGGTCAATACTCAAGATACAAGTATAACAATTCATAAATCAGCTTTAGGAAGTTCTTTTTTAAAGGTTCAGGCTTTTAAAAAGGGTAGAGCACTTATTCAAGGAGGAATCATAGATTATAATCTTCAGGGATCAAATTGCTTTCTGGAATCCTATTTTGTAGAATCTGTGCAAGGAGAAGGTATATATCATGATTTGCAATTATCTTCTTTGACTGGAGTGGAAAAAGTTCGATTGGAAAAAAGAAATGAAGAAGGGAATGAATGGACAACAATAACTGAATTTGAGGCTAATGATTTTGATATTGAATATTTAGAAAATGATCCTTATAATGGATTTAATTTATCTCGGGCTATCCTATTTTTTACTAACGGAGAAAGGGTTGTAAGCGAGACTCAAACTGCTTATTATGTTAAATCTTCAGATTTTATCGTTTATCCTAATCCGATTAATAAAGAAGAGGATTTAAAAGTATTTGCAAAAGAAGCATATCCTGATGCCTTTATTTCTTTTTATAATTTTCAAGGGCAAGAAATAATATCTGTGGCCATTCCTAATGATCGCAATTTCCTAGATCTCGATATTTTAAGTGAAGGAATATATTTTTATAAAATTTTCGATAAAAATGGTCAATTTACTAGTGGTAAAATTTTAATACGAGATTAA
- a CDS encoding DUF58 domain-containing protein, with amino-acid sequence MNQIFQMPDFEALKALQLYIKHHIEGVMIGMHQSPKTGFGIEFKEYRNYVPGDSLKQLDWKYFARTDHYMIKEAEMEKQHDFIFVLDKSLSMKFEMANASKFNWSRTLIAALAFLANNQHDKYLIYNQDNPPTDFESFLYRLIQLKLEDETSIKDLNPIQQIQNKSTVFIFTDGYSDETEFHSLLKNWAMASEEVMLVHLLFENEEQLDFKGQYFTFKDLEGKGSVQVNTQEGFQDYQKKIESWKSEIQKTCAKNGIAYWQLNGRDSIQKAIFELLNHFNQSWV; translated from the coding sequence ATGAATCAAATATTTCAAATGCCTGACTTTGAAGCACTCAAAGCACTTCAATTGTACATTAAGCATCATATTGAAGGGGTGATGATTGGGATGCATCAAAGCCCAAAAACAGGTTTTGGAATTGAATTCAAGGAATATAGAAATTACGTTCCGGGAGATTCTTTAAAACAATTGGACTGGAAATATTTTGCCCGCACTGATCATTATATGATTAAGGAAGCGGAAATGGAAAAGCAACATGATTTCATTTTCGTTTTGGATAAAAGCTTGTCCATGAAGTTTGAAATGGCAAATGCAAGCAAATTCAATTGGTCACGCACGCTCATAGCTGCCTTGGCTTTTTTAGCCAATAATCAGCATGATAAATACCTTATCTACAATCAGGATAATCCACCTACTGATTTTGAGTCTTTCCTTTACCGATTGATTCAACTTAAGCTGGAAGATGAAACCAGTATCAAAGATTTAAACCCCATTCAACAAATTCAAAATAAAAGCACTGTTTTTATCTTCACAGATGGTTATTCAGATGAAACTGAATTTCATAGTCTATTGAAAAATTGGGCAATGGCATCGGAGGAAGTCATGCTGGTTCATTTATTATTTGAAAATGAGGAACAGCTCGATTTCAAAGGACAATATTTCACTTTTAAAGATTTGGAAGGGAAGGGTAGTGTTCAAGTGAATACACAAGAAGGTTTTCAAGATTATCAAAAGAAAATCGAAAGCTGGAAAAGTGAAATTCAAAAAACTTGTGCGAAAAATGGAATAGCTTATTGGCAGCTGAATGGTCGAGATTCTATCCAAAAAGCAATTTTTGAGCTATTAAATCACTTTAACCAATCTTGGGTGTGA
- a CDS encoding M57 family metalloprotease translates to MTNLRKGVMYVITCMAVTVMMSSCQQDDEMANEIDNSIVSEEVKDQLKNLGFDPSDVYREEFSNPLNGERGFNYVVEGDILISDKQLEKMSKSELFHTGKFAEQYRTTNLVSQNRTINVIGYTGNNSNGLDSKMRTGLQWAVDNYNALNTGLTFTLTYGTNYGSYDMVVYRVSGSGGGSAGFPSGGDPNKFIQIQSGTSNYDTNVVEHVIGHEMGHSIGLRHTDWFNRSYSCGSGGSEGTAGVGAIHIPGTPTDIDPNSLMLACFSANEDGEFGLYDRVAIEYLY, encoded by the coding sequence ATGACAAATTTAAGAAAAGGTGTCATGTATGTAATTACCTGCATGGCCGTAACAGTAATGATGAGTTCTTGCCAACAAGATGATGAAATGGCAAATGAAATTGACAACAGCATAGTGTCTGAAGAAGTCAAAGACCAACTGAAAAATTTGGGCTTTGATCCAAGCGATGTTTATCGCGAGGAGTTCTCCAATCCACTAAATGGAGAAAGAGGATTTAACTATGTAGTAGAAGGAGACATTTTAATTAGCGATAAGCAATTGGAAAAAATGTCTAAAAGTGAGCTATTCCATACAGGAAAGTTTGCCGAACAGTACCGTACAACCAACCTTGTTAGCCAAAATCGCACTATCAATGTAATTGGCTATACAGGTAATAATTCAAATGGATTAGATTCAAAAATGAGAACTGGCCTACAATGGGCAGTAGATAATTACAATGCTCTAAATACAGGCTTAACATTTACATTAACCTACGGCACTAATTATGGTTCTTATGACATGGTAGTTTACAGAGTAAGCGGTTCTGGTGGAGGAAGTGCAGGATTTCCTAGCGGAGGCGATCCCAACAAATTCATTCAGATTCAGTCTGGAACAAGCAATTATGACACAAATGTTGTAGAACATGTAATTGGACATGAAATGGGACATTCTATTGGACTACGTCATACAGATTGGTTTAACAGATCATACTCATGTGGTTCTGGTGGAAGTGAAGGAACTGCTGGTGTAGGAGCAATTCATATACCTGGTACCCCAACTGACATAGATCCAAATTCTTTAATGTTAGCTTGTTTTAGTGCTAATGAAGATGGAGAATTCGGTTTATATGATAGAGTAGCGATAGAATATTTATACTAA